The following coding sequences lie in one Effusibacillus lacus genomic window:
- a CDS encoding FeoB-associated Cys-rich membrane protein: protein MVLIFCYAGWTISRHFRKAKEGKCGGCAVQKECNRITCDDSAQ, encoded by the coding sequence GTGGTTCTAATCTTTTGCTATGCAGGGTGGACCATCAGCAGGCATTTCCGGAAGGCTAAAGAAGGGAAGTGTGGGGGATGTGCGGTTCAGAAGGAATGCAACCGCATTACATGTGATGACTCCGCTCAATAA
- the feoB gene encoding ferrous iron transport protein B has translation MASVALAGNPNTGKTSLFNELTGSYEYVGNWAGVTVEKKVGILKNKQARLIDLPGIYSLHPLSRDEGVATRFLLSEEFTSIINIVDASQLDRNLYLTVQLLEYGKPMLIGLNMMDVAKHRGLAIDHEKLASLLQIPVIPIIARTGTGCDKILETLGSGRMAATPTLRLDYGPVLEESIARLAERLQGENLPPKRWLALQYFEGNPLVAEMLETMTDGEWLQRLRIETEQTLARIAGAKSLDTYIRDTRRNYIAGLLEQSVTRKKDVDQTLSDRIDRLATNRFLGMPLFLLFMFVTFKLTFDWLGSPLSDLLDGFFTGPVVSFFDQVFTWMGASAFLKDLVLQGIVPGVGGVLVFVPQIFILFLIISFIEDSGYMARVAMVMDRLMEGVGLNGKAFIPMIIGFGCNVPGIMAARTVEQPRERLTTTLLIPFMSCSARLSVYSLFVAAFFAENQALIVLSLYVMGIIVALVMAKLFSKVFHQEKSVFVVELPPYRFPQWRTLFRSTWEKGKGFVKKAGTFIFGGSVLIWVLGYAGPGGFNVDMNESFLAGIGSLLAPLFAPLGFGNWQSASSLMTGFFAKEVVVSTMNIIFAAPDIDTLQGMMANYFTPLQAYSFLTFLLLYVPCLATVAVIRKETASAKWTWFSVCYGLAIAYILSLLIYQGGKLLGFN, from the coding sequence GTGGCTAGTGTTGCACTTGCGGGTAACCCTAATACCGGAAAAACGTCACTGTTTAATGAGCTCACTGGCTCCTATGAATACGTGGGGAACTGGGCGGGTGTAACCGTTGAGAAGAAAGTGGGAATTCTGAAAAACAAACAGGCCAGATTGATAGACTTACCGGGGATCTACTCTTTGCATCCTTTATCAAGGGATGAAGGTGTGGCAACCCGGTTTCTGTTATCGGAAGAATTCACGTCCATTATCAATATTGTGGATGCGTCACAGCTTGACAGAAATCTGTATCTCACTGTCCAACTGCTGGAATATGGGAAACCGATGCTGATCGGGCTGAACATGATGGATGTGGCAAAGCACAGAGGACTTGCAATTGATCACGAAAAACTAGCCTCACTCCTGCAAATTCCCGTGATTCCGATAATTGCCCGTACCGGCACCGGATGCGACAAGATCCTGGAGACTCTTGGCAGTGGCCGCATGGCTGCCACTCCTACCCTTCGACTTGACTACGGGCCAGTACTGGAAGAATCCATCGCCAGATTGGCCGAAAGATTGCAGGGTGAGAATCTTCCGCCAAAGAGATGGCTGGCGCTGCAGTATTTCGAAGGAAACCCTCTGGTTGCCGAGATGCTGGAAACCATGACAGACGGTGAATGGCTGCAGCGTCTCCGGATTGAAACGGAACAGACTCTGGCCCGGATTGCAGGTGCCAAATCGCTTGATACTTACATCAGGGACACCAGAAGAAATTATATTGCAGGTCTGCTGGAACAGTCGGTAACTAGGAAGAAGGATGTCGACCAAACCTTATCGGACCGCATCGACCGCCTTGCGACCAACCGGTTTTTGGGGATGCCGCTTTTCCTGTTGTTCATGTTTGTCACCTTCAAGCTTACTTTTGATTGGCTCGGGTCACCGCTCTCCGATTTGCTGGACGGGTTCTTTACAGGGCCGGTTGTATCCTTCTTTGACCAGGTGTTTACATGGATGGGCGCATCGGCCTTCTTAAAGGACCTTGTCCTGCAAGGGATTGTTCCGGGGGTTGGAGGAGTTCTGGTATTCGTTCCCCAAATCTTCATTCTGTTCCTGATCATCTCCTTTATTGAAGACTCAGGCTATATGGCCCGTGTGGCCATGGTGATGGACCGGCTGATGGAAGGAGTCGGACTTAACGGGAAAGCCTTCATCCCGATGATCATAGGGTTTGGCTGCAATGTTCCGGGGATCATGGCGGCTCGAACTGTGGAACAACCGAGGGAACGTTTGACAACCACGCTGCTGATACCCTTTATGTCGTGTTCTGCGCGGCTTTCCGTCTACAGTTTGTTTGTTGCAGCCTTTTTTGCGGAGAACCAGGCACTGATTGTTCTGTCCCTTTATGTTATGGGCATCATCGTGGCTCTTGTAATGGCGAAGCTGTTTTCCAAAGTGTTTCATCAGGAAAAATCAGTCTTTGTGGTGGAACTTCCGCCCTACCGGTTTCCCCAATGGCGAACCCTGTTCCGGAGCACTTGGGAAAAGGGGAAAGGGTTTGTCAAAAAAGCCGGCACGTTCATCTTCGGTGGTTCTGTCCTGATTTGGGTACTGGGGTACGCAGGCCCGGGCGGTTTCAATGTTGACATGAACGAGAGTTTTCTGGCCGGAATCGGCAGTTTATTAGCCCCATTGTTTGCCCCCTTGGGGTTCGGCAACTGGCAGTCTGCTTCCTCTCTGATGACCGGGTTCTTCGCCAAGGAAGTGGTTGTTTCCACCATGAACATTATTTTTGCCGCACCTGATATCGATACGCTGCAGGGAATGATGGCAAACTACTTCACGCCTCTGCAGGCTTACAGCTTTTTGACCTTTTTGCTCCTGTACGTACCATGTCTGGCAACTGTTGCGGTCATCAGGAAAGAAACGGCTTCGGCCAAATGGACCTGGTTTTCGGTCTGTTACGGCCTGGCCATAGCTTATATTCTGTCGCTCCTGATTTACCAGGGAGGAAAGCTGCTCGGATTCAATTGA